The stretch of DNA CTCTGTAAATAATAATGTAAAAATATATTTGACAAGCGATAACACAAATCTAACAGGCAGTTTGAACGGATATTTTATAAAAATTGGTGAAAACGGAACAGATGATGCCATTGACCTTTATCGTCAAAACGGAACAAATGAGACTTTGATAATTGAAGGAATTGACGGACACACAGCTTCAAATCCGGAAATAAGAATAAAAGTAATACATAAAAGCAATGGTGATTGGGAATTATACTCCGACCTTAGCGGAGATAACAACTTCATCCTTGAAGGAATAGGAAATGACAATGCAATTACAAACTCAAATTATTTTGGAATTGTTTGTAAATTCACAACATCAAATGCAACAGCTTTTTATTTTGATGATTTTTATGTAGGTTCAATTATTTATGACACTATTGCTCCAAAGATTAATGCTGTAAATGTTATTGACAAAAATGAAATTGTAATAAATTTTGATGAATTTCTTGATAAACCCACTGCTGAAAATATTAGTAATTACAACATTAACAATAACATCGGAATTCCATCAAATGCCTCTTTAGAAAATAATACTTCTGTCAGATTACAATTCTCAAATGACCTTCAAAATGGTAGTTCTTATAAAATTTTTGTTTCAGGAATAAAAGACACTAAAGGAAATACTATTATTAATGACAGCTTTACTTTTTCATTTTTTCTTCCACAATACGGAGATATTATAATTAACGAATTTTTTGCCGACCCCACTCCTTCCGTTGCTTTGCCCGAAGGGGAATTTATTGAACTTTTTAATCCAAAAAAAATAAGCGTTAACTTAAACAATTGGAAAATTGCAGATGGAAGCAAGGAAGTATCACTCACAAATATTTCTATTCTGCCCAATGCTTTTGTAATTCTTTGCAATGATAAGGATAAAGCGGATTTTGAACAATACGGCACAACTTATGGACTTTCATTACCTACCCTAAACAACGGAGGTGATGATATTATTTTAAAATCGGATAAGGACATAATTATTGACCAACTTAGATATTCACAAGCATGGTATCACAATTCTGGAAAAGATGATGGAGGCTGGACGATAGAAAGAATAAATCCTAATCATCCATGTAGTGATATCAACAACTGGAAAGCATCAATTAATAAAAACGGAGGAACTCCCGGAACTCAAAATTCTGTTTTTTCAAATCTACCGGATACAATTTCACCAATTTTAAATTCCTCAAGAGTAATTGATTCTGTTACAGTTGAGCTAATATTTAATGAAAGTATTGAAAATGCATCTCTTATTTCAGCAAATTTTAAAAGCGGATGCTCAAACACAATTTCCAATATTACACAAACAGATAATCAAAGTGTGTTGTTAAAACTTCAAAATCATTTAAACTCAAAAGACACATGTACAATATTTTACAAAGAAATTTCGGATTGTTGGGGGAATAAAAAGTCAAACTGGCAATCTGCACTTATTCAATACATTATTCCCGAAAAAGCAGAAATGTACGATATTGTAATTTCAGAAATATTCGCTGACCCAGAGCCAAGTATCAAACTTCCTGAGCATGAATTTATCGAACTTTACAATCGTAGTAACAAATATATTTCCTTAGAAAATTGGACATTCTCTGATGCCTCAACATCTTCCACACTTCCCAACATTGTAATTCCACCAAATGAATATTTGATTTTGTGCAAAGATGACTACAAAACAGAGTTTTCAAACTATGGTAACACAATCGGACTTTATAGCTTTCCATCTCTTGGAAATTACGGAGATGAACTCTCTCTTAAAAATAAAAAAGAGGCTTACATTTTTTATGTAAATTATGATAAAAGTTGGTATCATGATAATTTTAAAAATGAAGGTGGTTGGACTCTTGAAATGATAGACCTCGATAATTATTGTGGAGAAAGTGATAATTGGAAAGCCTCTAAAAACAATGAAGGTGGAACACCCGGAAGTGAAAATTCAGTAAATGCAATTAATCCTGATATTTATCAACCCGAAATTTTAAGAACAATTTGCATTGACTCTCAACACATTAAAATTATTTTTAATGAGAAAATGAATAGCAGTACAATTTTAAATACTCAAAATTATGAGTTTCAGCAAGTATCAAACAACATAATTTCCGTAAGCACTAATGCTCCAAAATACAATACAATTTTACTCCAATTACAAAAATCCTTAATCCCTAAAACGCATTATTCACTTGAAATAAAAAATGTAAGAGACTGTGCAGGAAATAAAATTGAAGAAAACACAATTGTAAATTTTGGTTTACCCGAAGCTTTAGACAGTTTCGAACTTATAATTAATGAGCTTTTGTTTAACCCCCAATCGGGTGGTTACGATTTTGTTGAGCTATACAATAAATCTGATAAAATTATTAGTCTTAAAAATTTGTACATCGCCACTTATGACGAAAA from Bacteroidota bacterium encodes:
- a CDS encoding lamin tail domain-containing protein, which translates into the protein MKKYFFSILIIFPLLSLAQISDNFDDGNFTSNPQWFGNTSSFKVNSSQQLQLDESGSSTNYLYTSSTTISETEWQFWIKLSFSPSVNNNVKIYLTSDNTNLTGSLNGYFIKIGENGTDDAIDLYRQNGTNETLIIEGIDGHTASNPEIRIKVIHKSNGDWELYSDLSGDNNFILEGIGNDNAITNSNYFGIVCKFTTSNATAFYFDDFYVGSIIYDTIAPKINAVNVIDKNEIVINFDEFLDKPTAENISNYNINNNIGIPSNASLENNTSVRLQFSNDLQNGSSYKIFVSGIKDTKGNTIINDSFTFSFFLPQYGDIIINEFFADPTPSVALPEGEFIELFNPKKISVNLNNWKIADGSKEVSLTNISILPNAFVILCNDKDKADFEQYGTTYGLSLPTLNNGGDDIILKSDKDIIIDQLRYSQAWYHNSGKDDGGWTIERINPNHPCSDINNWKASINKNGGTPGTQNSVFSNLPDTISPILNSSRVIDSVTVELIFNESIENASLISANFKSGCSNTISNITQTDNQSVLLKLQNHLNSKDTCTIFYKEISDCWGNKKSNWQSALIQYIIPEKAEMYDIVISEIFADPEPSIKLPEHEFIELYNRSNKYISLENWTFSDASTSSTLPNIVIPPNEYLILCKDDYKTEFSNYGNTIGLYSFPSLGNYGDELSLKNKKEAYIFYVNYDKSWYHDNFKNEGGWTLEMIDLDNYCGESDNWKASKNNEGGTPGSENSVNAINPDIYQPEILRTICIDSQHIKIIFNEKMNSSTILNTQNYEFQQVSNNIISVSTNAPKYNTILLQLQKSLIPKTHYSLEIKNVRDCAGNKIEENTIVNFGLPEALDSFELIINELLFNPQSGGYDFVELYNKSDKIISLKNLYIATYDENLQLTNPEPITEIGYQIPPDDYVVLTENSEDIEMRYYVKYPQKILQMNNLPTFANDEGKVVLTTNTAKIIDYFYYKEEYHFELLDSKDGVSLERINPEKSTNNSSNWQSSASDYGWATPTYKNSQFSKIDPATKEVVIEPKVFSPDGDGFDDFLLIKYKFDNTNNFGNIKIYDLSGRLIKEIANNALFGSEGFYKWDGTTKDGEKAHIGVYIIVVERNNLSGKSQKYKRTCTLARRSG